The segment CATGATTATTACTGAACAAATTGATGCATTAACCACGTTGCGCATTAATGTTTTTCAATATTTAGTTGTACCACGTATTCTTGCTAGCACTATTATTTTACCTTTTTTAACCTTATTTTCCATGTTTTTTGGTATCATTGGAGGTTATATCGTTTGCGTGTATGTTTTAGAATTAAGTCCAGAAGATTACGAAAGTAGCATTCGCAATTATGTCGAAGTTAGTGATATCTATGGTGGACTCAAAAAAGCTGCAATATTCGGATTAATTCTTTCATGGGTTGGCACATATAAAGGAATGTATACTCATGGTGGCGCACGTGGGGTTGGTATTGCAACTACGCAAAGTGTGGTTGCAAGTTCTATACTTATTTTAATTACCAATTATTTCTTAACTAAATTACTTGAGCACCTCTAAAAAAGAGACGCAATGAATACAGAAAAATCTCCAAAAATTAAAATAAAAATTAGTAATTTACAAAAAAAATTTGATGAACATTGGGTCACACGAGGAGTTAATTTAGATATTCCTGAAGGATT is part of the Candidatus Babeliales bacterium genome and harbors:
- a CDS encoding ABC transporter permease — protein: MIIHFINFLGKSAINSCTTTGEFTLFLFEAIKAFLTSKLKLSKTFAQMNRIGVESLSIVVLTGLFTGMVLALQTYIGFQRVGGEQFIGAIVALGLIRELGPVLTALMVTGRAGSAITAEIGTMIITEQIDALTTLRINVFQYLVVPRILASTIILPFLTLFSMFFGIIGGYIVCVYVLELSPEDYESSIRNYVEVSDIYGGLKKAAIFGLILSWVGTYKGMYTHGGARGVGIATTQSVVASSILILITNYFLTKLLEHL